In a genomic window of Phycodurus eques isolate BA_2022a chromosome 2, UOR_Pequ_1.1, whole genome shotgun sequence:
- the pdpr gene encoding pyruvate dehydrogenase phosphatase regulatory subunit, mitochondrial, with product MCSCVRSSRALSPALLPRLLVPHAGSYALAGRGLWTSTNCMQVVSGDSSQPLPLPSQARVVICGGGIVGTSVAYHLAKLGWTDIVLLEQGRLGAGTTKLCAGIVSVAKPISIECKMADYSNALYQQLEQETGVKTGYVKTGSLCLAQNQDRFISLKRLASRLKVMGISCNIVKPKDVAKRHPLVNIHDLVGALHLPTDAVVSTPDLNHAMAVGAAGRGVQILERTSVQQVLVEKGHVMAVETDRGSIECEYFVNCAGQWAYELGQASETKVSIPLHGCEHFYLLTKPLQEDLMADTPVVLDMDGRIYARPWQGGLLSGGFEKNPKPIFTEGRNQLEIQNMQEDWDHFEPMLSALLRRMPSLESAEIQQLVNCPESFTPDMRCLMGETPGVSGYYVLAGMNSSGLAFAGGAGKYLAEWITYGYPSANVWPLDIKRFGNLQSSRTFLRHRVMEVMPLLYELKVPRWDFQTGRQLRTSPLYDRLDTQGARWMEKHGFERPKYFVPPGKDLLSLDQSKTFYKPDWFDIVGAEVKCCKEAVCVIDMSSFTKFELTSSGDEALELLQRLCANDLDVPVGHIVHTGMLNQRGGYENDCSVVRLSKNSFFIISPTDQQVHCWSWIKKHMPSDPHLHLEDVSWKYTALNLIGPRAMDVLAELSYVSMTPDHFPSMFCKEMSVGYANGIRVMSMTHTGEPGFMLYIPIEYALHVYNEVMSVGQKYGIRNAGYYALRSLRIEKFFAFWGQDLDAFTTPLECGREFRVKFDKDTDFVGCSALLQQRHDGVCRRFVMLILDDHDTELDLWPWWGEPIYCNGHLAGATTSSAYSYTLERHVCLGFVSPPPGPDGLPAAVTADFVNRGDYEVDVAGQRYTAKAKLYPFSSLISQQHRRRKDDLELSNLQGE from the exons ATGTGCAGCTGTGTACGGAGCTCCAGGGCTCTGTCCCCTGCTCTGCTCCCCAGGCTATTGGTTCCCCACGCGGGGAGTTACGCGTTGGCTGGCAGAGGCCTGTGGACTTCCACAAACTGTATGCAGGTGGTGAGCGGCGACTCCTCTCAGCCGCTGCCACTGCCCAGCCAGGCCCGTGTGGTCATCTGTGGTGGAGGCATCGTGGGGACTTCCGTGGCATATCACCTGGCTAAACTGGGCTGGACTGATATTGTTCTCCTGGAGCAGGGCAG ACTAGGAGCGGGAACCACCAAACTGTGCGCTGGCATTGTGAGTGTGGCCAAGCCCATCTCCATCGAGTGCAAAATGGCGGACTACTCCAACGCTCTGTACCAGCAGCTCGAGCAGGAGACTGGCGTCAAGACTG gCTACGTGAAGACAGGTTCTCTGTGTCTGGCTCAGAATCAGGACCGCTTCATTTCGCTGAAGCGCCTCGCGTCAAGACTCAA AGTGATGGGGATCAGCTGTAACATTGTGAAACCCAAAGACGTGGCCAAGCGCCACCCCTTAGTGAACATTCACGACCTGGTCGGAGCGCTTCACCTGCCCACGGACGCCGTGGTGTCAACGCCGGATCTCAATCACGCCATGGCTGTGGGAGCAGCGGGAAGAG GGGTTCAGATCCTGGAGAGGACCAGTGTTCAGCAGGTTCTGGTGGAGAAGGGCCACGTGATGGCAGTGGAGACGGACCGCGGCTCCATCGAGTGTGAATATTTCGTCAACTGTGCTGGACAG TGGGCATACGAGCTGGGCCAGGCAAGCGAAACCAAAGTCTCTATCCCTCTGCATGGCTGCGAACACTTCTACCTCCTCACCAAACCTCTCCAGGAGGACCTCATGGCTGACACGCCAG TGGTGCTCGACATGGATGGGAGGATATATGCTCGACCGTGGCAGGGGGGCCTGCTTTCGGGGGGCTTCGAGAAAAACCCCAAGCCCATCTTCACAGAGGGACGCAACCAGCTGGAAATTCAGAACATGCAGGAGGACTGGGACCACTTTG AGCCAATGCTCAGCGCCCTGCTGAGGAGAATGCCCAGTCTGGAGTCGGCTGAGATCCAGCAGCTGGTCAACTGCCCAGAGTCCTTCACACCGGACATGCGCTGTCTGATGGGTGAGACGCCGGGCGTCTCGGGCTACTATGTGTTGGCCGGCATGAACTCTTCGGGTCTAGCCTTCGCCGGAGGAGCTGGCAA gtatcTGGCTGAGTGGATAACCTATGGTTACCCCAGTGCCAATGTGTGGCCGCTGGACATCAAGCGCTTTGGCAACCTGCAGAGCAGCCGCACTTTCCTGCGACATCGTGTCATGGAGGTCATGC CACTATTGTACGAACTAAAGGTTCCTCGCTGGGACTTCCAGACGGGCCGGCAGCTGAGGACAAGTCCGCTCTACGACCGACTGGACACGCAGGGAGCTCGCTGGATGGAGAAACACGGCTTTGAGAGGCCCAAATACTTTGTTCCTCCGGGCAAAG ATCTTCTGTCTCTGGACCAGAGCAAGACCTTCTACAAGCCCGACTGGTTTGACATTGTTGGGGCGGAGGTGAAGTGCTGCAAGGAGGCCGTCTGCGTCATTGACATGTCGTCCTTCACCAAGTTTGAACTCACT TCCTCTGGCGACGAGGCCCTGGAGCTGCTACAGCGCCTATGCGCCAATGACCTGGACGTTCCAGTGGGACACATCGTCCACACGGGCATGCTGAACCAACGAGGAGGCTATGAGAACGACTGCAGCGTGGTGCGCCTCAGCAAGAACAG CTTCTTCATCATCTCGCCTACAGACCAGCAAGTCCACTGTTGGTCTTGGATCAAGAAACACATGCCCAGTGACCCACACCTCCACCTAGAGGACGTCAGCTGGAAGTACACAG CtttaaatctgattggacctCGTGCTATGGATGTTCTGGCAGAGCTGTCATATGTTTCTATGACACCCGACCACTTTCCCTCCATGTTCTGTAAG GAGATGAGTGTGGGCTACGCTAACGGCATCCGAGTGATGAGCATGACCCACACGGGCGAGCCAGGTTTCATGCTCTACATCCCCATCGAG TACGCGCTGCACGTGTACAACGAGGTGATGTCGGTTGGTCAGAAATACGGCATCCGCAACGCCGGGTACTACGCGCTGCGCAGCCTGCGCATTGAGAAGTTCTTCGCTTTCTGGGGACAAGACCTGGATGCCTTCACCACGCCGCTCGAGTGTGGACGCGAGTTCCGCGTCAAATTTGATAAG GACACAGATTTTGTGGGTTGCTCAGCTTTGCTGCAGCAGCGTCACGACGGCGTGTGTCGCCGCTTCGTCATGTTGATCTTGGATGACCATGACACTGAGCTGGACCTGTGGCCCTGGTGGGGCGAGCCCATCTACTGCAATGGGCATCTGGCTGGCGCCACCACCAGCAGCGCCTACAGCTACACCCTGGAGAGACACGTGTGCCTCGGGTTTGTGTCGCCGCCCCCTGGACCCGACGGCCTGCCCGCTGCAGTCACCGCGGACTTCGTCAACCGAGGGGACTACGAGGTGGACGTGGCCGGACAGAGATACACGGCCAAGGCCAAGCTCTACCCCTTCAGCTCCCTCATAAGCCAGCAGCACCGCAGACGCAAAGATGACCTGGAGCTCAGCAACCTCCAGGGCGAGTGA
- the mrps11 gene encoding 28S ribosomal protein S11, mitochondrial, producing the protein MFKFTCLVVNSLGTVCRQAAANGTSLSSRTFQSTAFRLQEATANSQDSAEASRDFSHVPPLPGQDSPLRWAGKKFEELPILHIKATYNNTHIQLTDCEGQSLVRTSCGTEGFKNIKKSTPVAAQTAAISAAAKATAKGVTFVRVVVKGLGPGRLSAIKGLSMGGLEVVSITDNTPVPHNGCRPRKARRM; encoded by the exons atgtttaaatttactTGTTTGGTCGTAAACTCTTTAGGTACTGTTTGCCGACAAGCGGCCGCCAATGGAACCTCGTT AAGCAGTAGGACCTTCCAGAGCACTGCCTTCAGGCTCCAGGAGGCCACAGCGAACAGCCAAGACTCCGCTGAAGCCTCCAGAGACTTCAG CCATGTCCCTCCACTGCCCGGCCAGGACAGTCCACTCAGGTGGGCCGGAAAGAAGTTTGAGGAGTTGCCCATACTACACATAAAAGCCACGTATAACAA CACACACATCCAGCTGACGGACTGCGAGGGCCAGTCCTTGGTCAGGACCTCGTGCGGGACGGAAGGCTTCAAGAACATTAAGAAGTCCACGCCGGTCGCCGCACAGACTGCCGCCATCTCCGCTGCGGCC AAAGCGACAGCCAAGGGCGTGACGTTTGTTCGTGTTGTTGTCAAAGGTCTTGGTCCAGGACGCTTG TCTGCCATCAAAGGTTTGAGCATGGGGGGCCTGGAGGTGGTCTCTATCACGGACAACACGCCCGTGCCACACAACGGCTGCAGACCGCGCAAAGCCCGGAGGATGtaa